The Thermodesulfobacteriota bacterium genomic interval GAGGAGGCGTCGTACATACTCTAAGATTGGCGGAGGAATTGACAAGTCTAAAACATGACGTTCATGTTTATACCCTATCCACCGGGAATGGCTTTTACAGAAATGTAGACTTTCCCCATACCCTTATACCTTGCCCGGTGGTCAACTATCCAAGCATTGATGAAAAGATAGAAAGCTATATCCGAATATATTACGAATATCTCTCGTCCATAAATGAACTTTACGACATCTACCACGCAGAGGATTGTATCTCAGCAAATGCACTATTGGAATTGCGTAATAATGGAGTTATCAAGTCGTTCGTAAGAACGGTCCATCACCTAGATGATTTCACTTCTCATTCCCTAATTGAGTGCCAGTCGAACAGTATATTGGAACCCGATCATGTGATGGTTGTTAGCAGATATTGGGAAAAGGAACTCCGTTCACTTTATTCCTTAAACCCTATACTTACTCAAAATGGCGTGGATGTGGGCAGGTTTTCACAACTTAAAGGAGACAAATATTCAAAAGAATCGGCAAAAGGTAAGTTTTCGGTTAATGGTTACAGGGTAATTTTGAGTATAGGTGGAATTGAACCGCGAAAGAATACCTTAACTACGCTCAGGGCGTTTAACATTGCAAAATCCCATTTTATGAAAAAGGGTGAGCGTTTGATATGGTTAATTGGAGGCGGAGAAACCCTCTTCGATTACAGGGCATATCGCGAGGAATTCTTTTCTCAAGTCGAGAGGCTAGGACTCAAAATGGATCAAGACATAAGGGTTCTTGGGAATATACCGGAAGTGAATATGCCAGACCTTTACGGCGCGGGAGATATTTTTGTATTTCCATCCCTGAAAGAAGGTTGGGGACTTGTCGTGCTTGAGGCCATGGCTTCAGGAGTTCCAGTCATCGCTTCCAATATTGCACCGCTGACCGAGTATCTAAAAGATAGTGAAAACGCAATCCTTATTCCTCCCATGGACCATGAGGCCCTGGCTCAAGAAATAATAAGTGTTTTGGAAGACGAAGATCTTCGAGAAAAACTAGCAACAAATGGACTGAGGACTGCCAAATCCTACAGCTGGCGGAGTACAGCGTTAATGCATTCGGAGTTTTATAATAGAATTCTAGAAGGTGTTATACCAGTTAAAAAAAACACATTGTAAATTTCTTCACTTGTATGCATAACTACCGAAATCACCCGCAGGGAATGGCGGCCAGCGACGTTGATTTCAGGTCTAAATCCCGACCGCCAATCCCGGTCGGGTGCAACAACTGGTTATGCCACCATTTGTGACCGTTTGAATTGTCTTTTCTAGTGACTGGCACACAACTTCCTTTGTTGATTTAAGGTCACCGGACAGCACTGGGCATTTATTTATTCTTCTTTTCCTTTTTCAGTTTTCGTTTTTCCTTTGGATTAAGCTGGGCCTTTTTCTGTTGTTCCCTTTTGCCTTTATCTTTTTTTCCCTTATCACCCATATCTGTTTCTCCTTGGTTGAAAATGACTTGCGCCCGACTGTAGCGCCGAAAACCCGTCTTCGGTTGTAGGGGTTAGCAGATGAGATCGATTGGCGTCACGCTCGCCAATTTCTCGGCTATCCCCAAGCACTACTTGACATGCGGTATGACTACTAAATAGCCTGCGAAAATGCAGCATAATTTCCTATATGGCAAGTTATACTGCAAATCTTTGATCAATCTAATGTTAAAACGAGTCTAGTTTCATGTCAAGATTTCACCCTATTTTTCACCTAGTTTTCTTCAACCAATTCACCGGATAACCTACCCGTTCATCCTGAGCTCTGTCGAGGATGTTAAGCCTTGTATCTTTCCGCACTCCCAACCTTCGATTAGACTCACGGCTTAGTGTGAACCGGTTTTTGA includes:
- a CDS encoding MSMEG_0565 family glycosyltransferase, translated to MKPLKIALFTYSTKPRGGVVHTLRLAEELTSLKHDVHVYTLSTGNGFYRNVDFPHTLIPCPVVNYPSIDEKIESYIRIYYEYLSSINELYDIYHAEDCISANALLELRNNGVIKSFVRTVHHLDDFTSHSLIECQSNSILEPDHVMVVSRYWEKELRSLYSLNPILTQNGVDVGRFSQLKGDKYSKESAKGKFSVNGYRVILSIGGIEPRKNTLTTLRAFNIAKSHFMKKGERLIWLIGGGETLFDYRAYREEFFSQVERLGLKMDQDIRVLGNIPEVNMPDLYGAGDIFVFPSLKEGWGLVVLEAMASGVPVIASNIAPLTEYLKDSENAILIPPMDHEALAQEIISVLEDEDLREKLATNGLRTAKSYSWRSTALMHSEFYNRILEGVIPVKKNTL